One segment of Myotis daubentonii chromosome 11, mMyoDau2.1, whole genome shotgun sequence DNA contains the following:
- the LOC132212728 gene encoding protein FAM240B-like, with protein MNNQYIRREVFCCETCHELKSFWEKEISKQTYYRELEEDRQGRSALRKLREGWKRRLEERLRVLDRPEEKPQEANTVG; from the exons aTGAACAACCAATACATCCGACGAGAAGTCTTTTGCTGTGAAACTTGTCACGAGCTCAAAAGCTTCTGGGAAAAAGAAATTAGCAAACAGACTTACTaccgggagctggaggaggatCGTCAAGGAAGGAGCGCCCTGAGGAA GCTCAGAGAAGGGTGGAAGCGGAGACTGGAGGAGAGGCTGCGGGTGCTGGACCGTCCTGAGGAGAAGCCGCAGGAGGCGAACACTGTGGGCTga